A section of the Ornithinimicrobium sufpigmenti genome encodes:
- a CDS encoding cysteine desulfurase-like protein: MTMPSPHPTLDVAAVRAQFPALASGTAHFDGPGGSQTPSVVAEAIATTLTSSIANRGTVTAAEQRAERIVHEARAATGDLLDTDPATVIFGRSMTALTMDLARTLARSRDWGPGDEVVVTSLDHDANIRPWVIAAEAVGAGVRWAEVDPETGELPPSAVEAVLTERTRMVAVTGASNLIGTRPDLPRIISAAHAVGALVHVDAVHLAAHAAVSREQLGADLLSCSPYKFFGPHLGVMSGRPDLLEELRPDKLLPSPETVPERFEMGTLPYELLAGATATVDFVAGLAGTDGTRRARLEASFAAMEAHEDALRVRAEDGLAAIDGVRVHSRALHRTPTLLFTVEGVEPAAVHRHLAARGVNAPASHFYAWDCSHRLGLGPAGGVRVGMAPYTTQEEVDRLLEGVGELR, from the coding sequence ATGACGATGCCGTCCCCGCACCCCACCCTCGACGTCGCCGCGGTCCGGGCCCAGTTCCCCGCCCTCGCGTCCGGCACCGCCCACTTCGACGGGCCCGGTGGCTCCCAGACCCCCTCGGTGGTGGCGGAGGCGATCGCCACCACCCTCACCAGCTCGATCGCGAACCGCGGCACGGTCACCGCCGCGGAGCAGCGGGCCGAGAGGATCGTGCACGAGGCGCGCGCCGCGACGGGTGATCTGCTGGACACCGACCCTGCGACGGTGATCTTCGGGCGCAGCATGACGGCCCTGACCATGGACCTCGCCCGCACGCTGGCCCGGTCCCGGGACTGGGGCCCCGGCGACGAGGTCGTGGTCACCTCGCTCGACCATGACGCCAACATCCGGCCCTGGGTCATCGCGGCAGAGGCGGTCGGGGCAGGCGTGCGGTGGGCCGAGGTGGACCCGGAGACCGGTGAGCTGCCGCCCAGCGCGGTGGAGGCGGTGCTGACCGAGCGCACCCGGATGGTCGCGGTGACCGGCGCCAGCAACCTCATCGGGACCCGTCCGGACCTGCCCCGGATCATCTCCGCGGCGCACGCCGTCGGGGCCCTCGTGCACGTGGACGCCGTGCACCTGGCCGCCCACGCCGCCGTCTCCCGGGAACAGCTGGGGGCGGACCTGCTCTCCTGCTCGCCCTACAAGTTCTTCGGCCCGCACCTCGGGGTGATGTCCGGCCGGCCCGACCTGCTGGAGGAGCTGCGCCCGGACAAGCTGCTGCCCTCGCCGGAAACGGTCCCGGAGCGGTTCGAGATGGGCACGCTGCCCTACGAGCTGCTCGCCGGCGCCACGGCCACCGTCGACTTCGTCGCGGGCCTGGCGGGCACGGACGGCACCCGACGCGCACGGCTGGAGGCGTCGTTCGCCGCGATGGAGGCGCACGAGGACGCCCTGCGGGTCCGCGCTGAGGACGGTCTGGCGGCCATCGACGGGGTCCGCGTGCACTCGCGCGCCCTGCACCGCACCCCGACCCTGCTGTTCACCGTCGAGGGAGTGGAGCCGGCCGCCGTGCACCGCCACCTCGCCGCCCGCGGGGTCAACGCCCCGGCCTCGCACTTCTACGCGTGGGACTGCAGCCACCGGCTGGGGCTCGGCCCTGCCGGAGGCGTGCGGGTGGGTATGGCGCCCTACACCACGCAGGAAGAGGTCGACCGCCTGCTCGAGGGGGTCGGCGAGCTCCGCTGA
- a CDS encoding alpha/beta hydrolase yields the protein MRLDLADLLPVHCPDGDDHGDLRSWRDVELPGLGRSAEIYAWLPPGYEERPDERYPVLYLHDGHNLFLRSRTFEGASWQVGQAMTRLAADGIPAIVVGIPCHPEQRSEEYTQYPHPERGGGRAADYAAFLVEHLKPAVDSVLRTLSGPEHTIVAGSSLGGVVSAYLWLEHQDVFGAAGLFSPALWWPGERALTDLEEALAAGRLSGRVHLDAGGHEQPDEPDIERAYVEDAERLVRALRGSDVHVRYVYDSTAYHFETAWADRFPAAAAWLLRGYAASAPFFAEAEQAGDG from the coding sequence ATGCGCCTGGACCTTGCTGACCTGCTGCCCGTCCACTGCCCGGACGGCGACGACCACGGGGACCTGCGCTCCTGGCGCGACGTCGAGCTGCCCGGCCTGGGCCGCTCCGCCGAGATCTACGCCTGGCTCCCGCCCGGCTACGAGGAGCGGCCCGACGAGCGCTACCCCGTGCTCTACCTGCACGACGGGCACAACCTCTTCCTGCGCTCCCGCACCTTCGAGGGCGCCTCGTGGCAGGTCGGCCAGGCGATGACCCGGCTGGCCGCCGACGGCATCCCCGCGATCGTCGTCGGCATCCCCTGCCATCCCGAGCAGCGCAGCGAGGAGTACACGCAGTACCCCCACCCCGAGCGGGGCGGGGGACGCGCCGCCGACTACGCCGCCTTCCTCGTCGAGCACCTCAAGCCCGCCGTGGACAGCGTCCTGCGCACCCTGTCCGGACCCGAGCACACGATCGTCGCGGGCAGCTCCCTGGGCGGCGTGGTCAGCGCCTACCTCTGGCTGGAGCACCAGGACGTCTTCGGCGCGGCCGGGCTCTTCTCGCCGGCCTTGTGGTGGCCGGGTGAGCGGGCGCTGACCGACCTGGAGGAGGCGCTGGCCGCCGGGCGGCTGAGCGGCCGCGTCCACCTCGACGCCGGTGGTCACGAGCAGCCCGACGAGCCGGACATCGAGCGCGCCTACGTCGAGGACGCCGAGCGTCTGGTCCGTGCCCTGCGCGGGTCCGACGTCCACGTCCGCTACGTCTACGACTCGACCGCCTACCACTTCGAGACGGCCTGGGCCGACCGCTTTCCCGCCGCCGCGGCCTGGCTCCTGCGGGGGTATGCCGCGTCTGCCCCGTTCTTCGCCGAGGCGGAGCAGGCGGGCGACGGCTGA
- a CDS encoding ABC transporter substrate-binding protein, translating to MSHPKPHGPTTPPRARRLTALTAAGLLAFAGCTVVEDDEPTAADQAADDTTADTTADTTADTTADSDDTTDDTAGETDGDAAGETDDADDTDDGAVAGEVTFDQGVTEDACPDAVNPDNGCIYLGILSDLTEGPFAALAVPITDAQRNYWQQVNEAGGVGGFDVDIDTYTRDTKYQPAEHAAQYNAIADNVLALAQSLGTVNTEAVLDDMDANDIVAVPASWWSGYNFTENDKGLILETGYSYCVEAVVGLDWFTENHSQPASIAAVGYPGDYGGDSAAGAQLWAEANGAEVTVVPTGPNQVTGGQDAVVSAVLQAGPDVVLLAVGPAENAEIVGKLAASGFTGRFLGSLPTWNPALLESPAAPALQGLFNHLAPTQQWNGDSPGVQAMKDSLDGAEPENGGYVIGWVMSYPMHALLEEAVASGDLTRAGLRSVVDGLEADFQGMAQNITYGGEGKDVAVPGLIVGTPSPDAPLGIDSTTEFYEGSTFGELDYTQACSASS from the coding sequence ATGTCCCACCCCAAGCCTCACGGTCCGACCACCCCGCCCCGAGCCCGACGGCTCACGGCACTCACCGCTGCGGGCCTGCTCGCCTTCGCCGGGTGCACCGTCGTCGAGGACGACGAGCCCACCGCCGCCGACCAGGCGGCCGACGACACCACCGCCGACACCACAGCCGACACCACTGCCGACACCACTGCCGACAGCGACGACACCACCGATGACACGGCGGGCGAGACGGACGGTGACGCGGCGGGTGAGACCGACGACGCCGACGACACCGACGACGGGGCCGTGGCCGGTGAGGTCACCTTCGACCAGGGCGTCACCGAGGACGCCTGCCCCGACGCCGTCAACCCGGACAACGGCTGCATCTACCTGGGCATCCTCTCCGACCTCACCGAGGGCCCGTTCGCGGCGCTCGCCGTCCCGATCACGGACGCGCAGCGCAACTACTGGCAGCAGGTCAACGAGGCCGGTGGCGTCGGCGGCTTCGACGTCGACATCGACACCTACACCCGCGATACCAAGTACCAGCCGGCCGAGCACGCCGCCCAGTACAACGCGATCGCGGACAACGTGCTGGCCCTGGCGCAGAGCCTGGGCACGGTGAACACCGAGGCCGTGCTGGACGACATGGACGCCAACGACATCGTCGCCGTCCCGGCCTCGTGGTGGTCCGGGTACAACTTCACCGAGAACGACAAGGGCCTGATCCTGGAGACCGGCTACTCCTACTGCGTGGAGGCCGTCGTCGGGCTGGACTGGTTCACCGAGAACCACAGCCAGCCGGCCAGCATCGCCGCGGTCGGCTACCCCGGTGACTACGGCGGAGACTCGGCGGCGGGCGCGCAGCTGTGGGCAGAGGCCAACGGCGCCGAGGTGACTGTCGTGCCGACCGGCCCGAACCAGGTCACGGGCGGTCAGGACGCGGTCGTCTCCGCGGTCCTGCAGGCCGGGCCGGACGTGGTGCTCCTCGCCGTGGGCCCGGCGGAGAACGCCGAGATCGTCGGCAAGCTGGCCGCCTCCGGCTTCACCGGGCGGTTCCTGGGCTCCCTGCCCACCTGGAACCCGGCCCTGCTGGAGAGCCCCGCAGCCCCGGCGCTGCAGGGCCTGTTCAACCACCTGGCACCGACCCAGCAGTGGAACGGGGACAGCCCCGGCGTGCAGGCGATGAAGGACTCCCTGGACGGCGCCGAGCCGGAGAACGGCGGCTACGTCATCGGCTGGGTGATGAGCTACCCGATGCACGCGCTGCTGGAGGAGGCCGTGGCCAGCGGCGACCTCACCCGCGCAGGTCTGCGCTCCGTGGTCGACGGCTTGGAGGCCGACTTCCAGGGGATGGCGCAGAACATCACCTACGGCGGCGAGGGCAAGGACGTGGCCGTGCCCGGCCTCATCGTCGGGACCCCCAGCCCGGACGCCCCGCTGGGCATCGACTCCACCACCGAGTTCTACGAGGGCAGCACCTTCGGCGAGCTGGACTACACCCAGGCCTGCTCGGCCAGCAGCTGA
- a CDS encoding branched-chain amino acid ABC transporter permease: MKGLSGVSETLAPRGVSGTVDRSTRRGRPRLYTRYAADQALLNTPAKRWWTLAALAVAVLAPFVLSRDLTHLVSTAIAMAIAGIGLNLLTGYAGQISLGHPFFMALGAYTAAVIGGSPGSTVLGYELDLALALLGAALVPALVGLVVAPLATRVRGLYLAVLTLGLLMLGEQLFKQWAALTGGSGVGRAGARPVLFGNDLTQTYAVGPVHLTPHVSLYLVCLVLLVALGVAARNLARTRTGRAFSAVRDRDVAAEVMGVNLLRAKTLAFVLSSAYAGIGGALLSMLIGRVAPEQWNILMAINLLAIVVIGGVATVTGTLLGAAFVVLLPRVLEWAAHWLPFISTGSGGLINVFQLQSILFGTMIVLFMVLEPRGLFGLWHRVRTYFRTWPFSY, encoded by the coding sequence ATGAAGGGTCTGTCCGGGGTCTCGGAGACGTTGGCGCCTCGGGGGGTGTCCGGCACGGTCGACCGGTCGACCCGGCGCGGTCGGCCGCGGCTCTACACCCGGTACGCCGCCGACCAGGCGTTGCTCAACACCCCCGCCAAACGCTGGTGGACCCTGGCCGCGCTCGCCGTCGCGGTCCTGGCACCGTTCGTGCTCAGCCGCGACCTGACCCACCTCGTCTCGACCGCGATCGCGATGGCGATCGCCGGCATCGGGCTCAACCTGCTCACCGGCTACGCCGGGCAGATCTCGCTGGGCCACCCCTTCTTCATGGCCCTGGGTGCCTACACCGCCGCCGTCATCGGCGGCAGCCCGGGCAGCACGGTCCTCGGCTACGAGCTCGACCTGGCGCTTGCCCTGCTCGGTGCGGCGCTGGTGCCGGCCCTGGTCGGCCTGGTGGTCGCGCCCCTGGCCACCCGGGTGCGCGGGCTCTACCTCGCGGTGCTCACGCTGGGCCTGCTCATGCTGGGGGAGCAGCTGTTCAAGCAGTGGGCCGCGCTGACGGGCGGCTCCGGCGTGGGCCGCGCGGGCGCCCGGCCCGTCCTGTTCGGCAACGACCTGACCCAGACGTATGCCGTCGGCCCGGTCCACCTGACCCCGCACGTGTCGCTTTACCTCGTCTGCCTGGTGCTCCTGGTCGCGCTCGGGGTAGCGGCACGCAACCTGGCCCGCACGCGCACCGGGCGCGCCTTCTCCGCCGTCCGCGACCGGGACGTCGCGGCGGAGGTGATGGGCGTGAACCTGCTGCGCGCCAAGACCCTGGCGTTCGTCCTCTCCTCCGCCTACGCCGGGATCGGCGGCGCGCTGCTGTCCATGCTCATCGGCCGGGTCGCACCGGAGCAGTGGAACATCCTGATGGCCATCAACCTGCTGGCCATCGTGGTCATCGGCGGCGTCGCCACGGTGACCGGCACGCTCCTCGGTGCTGCCTTCGTCGTCCTGCTGCCCCGCGTGCTGGAGTGGGCCGCCCACTGGCTCCCCTTCATCTCCACCGGCAGCGGCGGCCTCATCAACGTCTTCCAGCTCCAGTCGATCCTCTTCGGCACGATGATCGTCCTCTTCATGGTCCTGGAACCACGCGGGCTCTTCGGCCTCTGGCACCGCGTCCGCACCTACTTCAGAACCTGGCCCTTCAGCTACTGA
- a CDS encoding branched-chain amino acid ABC transporter permease: MTVTMTLATATLAGLGNGAVYALIAVSFVIIFRATGVLNFAQPGLLILGTFFTAVLTTNLAWPFWLSALVGMLLVAVVAVAAERVAIRPMIGRPVFATSLVTVGLFTILLIVAFRLFAARARTVNDPWQLTRRCLLQDAEGVQCALPVYDFTIGRFVVSMVVLGLLGLWLSRSRVGLAMRATSMDQEAALAQGVEVGRMFSLSWAIGGALAALAGVLLASGGSVVQANDALFALVALPALILGGIDSFKGAVVGGLIIGVVSSITAALQPIHAPWLGPNFENVVPYVVMILVLLVRPYGLFGTQEVIRV, from the coding sequence ATGACCGTGACGATGACCCTGGCCACGGCTACCCTCGCCGGGCTCGGCAACGGCGCGGTCTACGCGCTGATCGCGGTGAGCTTCGTCATCATCTTCCGCGCCACGGGCGTGCTGAACTTCGCCCAGCCCGGGCTGCTCATCCTTGGCACCTTCTTCACGGCGGTGCTGACCACCAACCTGGCCTGGCCGTTCTGGCTCTCGGCGCTCGTCGGCATGCTCCTGGTGGCCGTGGTGGCGGTCGCCGCGGAGCGGGTGGCGATCCGGCCGATGATCGGCCGGCCCGTCTTCGCGACCTCCCTGGTCACCGTCGGGCTCTTCACGATCCTGCTCATCGTCGCCTTCCGGCTCTTCGCCGCCCGGGCCCGCACCGTCAACGACCCCTGGCAGCTGACACGCCGCTGCCTGCTGCAGGACGCAGAAGGCGTGCAGTGCGCCCTGCCCGTCTACGACTTCACCATCGGCCGGTTCGTGGTGTCCATGGTGGTCCTCGGGCTGCTGGGTCTGTGGCTCTCCCGCTCCCGCGTCGGGCTGGCCATGCGGGCCACCTCGATGGACCAGGAGGCCGCGCTCGCCCAGGGCGTCGAGGTCGGCCGGATGTTCTCCCTGTCCTGGGCCATCGGCGGGGCGCTCGCCGCCCTGGCCGGGGTGCTGCTGGCCTCCGGGGGCTCGGTCGTCCAGGCCAACGACGCGCTGTTCGCCCTGGTCGCGCTGCCGGCGCTGATCCTCGGCGGGATCGACTCGTTCAAGGGTGCGGTGGTCGGCGGGCTGATCATCGGGGTGGTCTCCTCGATCACCGCGGCCCTGCAGCCGATCCATGCGCCGTGGCTGGGCCCCAACTTCGAGAACGTCGTCCCCTACGTGGTGATGATCCTGGTCCTGCTCGTGCGGCCCTACGGGCTCTTCGGCACACAGGAGGTGATCCGGGTATGA
- a CDS encoding AMP-dependent synthetase/ligase, whose product MNEVTYLPRLLAAAAAEQPDRVALREKRDGLWQDITWADYAERVEKVAYGLAALGVGPGDRVAIQSENRPEWLYADLGSNHLRAVIVGFYPTNPVAEVRYLLADSGAKVLIAEDQEQVDKAMEVIDEVPTLERVVYLDGRGLGDLDDARLLSVDEMVRLGEALRAEQPDLLATHDAGRTPEDLVTLIYTSGTTGPPKGAMLTARNIAFAADTFAHAPGMFGDQGLTRQDVLVSYLPLSHVVERAVSTWSGVRNRTVVHFAESIDTVTADLAEVQPTVLFAVPRIWEKIQAGVAIRTANATPVKRAAYAVADRLGRTVAQQRLRDGGHLSPLSRLLALLAWLLAYRKLRRHLGLAKVRHALSGAAPISPEVLTWFLGLGVVIHEAYGMTENTAVATTNYPGRARIGTVGQAQPGIELRLDEQTGEVLTRHAGTFAGYWDRPEATAEAVDADGWLHTGDVGEWVEGDYLRIVDRLKDIIITAGGKNISPSEIENSLKASPYVKEAVIIGDRRPYLTALIGIEYDTVADWASRRRIEYTTYRDLATKPETVELIADVVTQTNRRFARVESVRKFRMLHKELDHEDGELTATQKLKRQAFADTVPQLVEDMYGGGSEYAGRDLGRQG is encoded by the coding sequence GTGAACGAGGTGACCTACCTGCCTCGGCTCCTCGCGGCCGCGGCCGCGGAGCAGCCGGACCGGGTGGCCCTGCGGGAGAAGCGCGACGGCCTGTGGCAGGACATCACCTGGGCCGACTACGCGGAGCGGGTGGAGAAGGTGGCCTACGGGCTGGCCGCGCTCGGCGTCGGCCCGGGGGACCGGGTCGCCATCCAGTCCGAGAACCGTCCGGAGTGGCTCTACGCCGACCTGGGCAGCAACCACCTGCGGGCGGTCATCGTCGGCTTCTACCCGACCAACCCGGTGGCCGAGGTCCGCTATCTGCTCGCCGACAGCGGGGCCAAGGTCCTCATCGCGGAGGACCAGGAGCAGGTCGACAAGGCGATGGAGGTCATCGACGAGGTGCCGACCCTCGAGCGCGTCGTCTACCTGGACGGTCGCGGCCTGGGCGACCTGGACGACGCCCGGCTCCTCTCCGTGGACGAGATGGTCCGCCTCGGCGAGGCCCTGCGCGCCGAGCAGCCCGACCTGCTGGCCACCCACGACGCCGGCCGCACCCCCGAGGACCTGGTCACGCTGATCTACACCTCCGGCACCACCGGTCCGCCCAAGGGAGCGATGCTCACCGCCCGCAACATCGCTTTCGCGGCCGACACCTTCGCCCACGCGCCGGGCATGTTCGGCGACCAGGGGCTGACCCGGCAGGACGTGCTGGTGTCCTACCTGCCGCTCTCGCACGTGGTCGAGCGCGCGGTGAGCACCTGGTCGGGGGTGCGCAACCGCACCGTGGTGCACTTCGCCGAGTCCATCGACACGGTCACCGCCGACCTGGCCGAGGTGCAGCCGACAGTGCTCTTCGCGGTGCCCCGCATCTGGGAGAAGATCCAGGCCGGGGTGGCGATCAGGACCGCCAACGCCACCCCCGTCAAACGGGCCGCGTATGCCGTGGCCGACCGTCTCGGGCGCACCGTGGCGCAGCAGCGCCTTCGGGACGGCGGACACCTGTCGCCGCTGTCCCGCCTGCTCGCCCTGCTCGCCTGGCTGCTGGCCTACCGCAAGCTGCGCCGCCACCTGGGGCTCGCCAAGGTCCGGCACGCCCTGTCCGGCGCGGCCCCCATCAGCCCGGAGGTCCTGACCTGGTTCCTCGGGCTGGGCGTGGTGATCCACGAGGCCTACGGGATGACCGAGAACACCGCGGTCGCCACCACCAACTACCCCGGCCGGGCCCGGATCGGCACGGTCGGCCAGGCGCAGCCGGGCATCGAGCTGCGGCTGGACGAGCAGACCGGCGAGGTGCTGACCCGCCACGCCGGCACCTTCGCCGGCTACTGGGACCGGCCCGAGGCGACGGCCGAGGCGGTCGACGCCGACGGGTGGCTGCATACCGGCGACGTGGGGGAGTGGGTCGAGGGTGACTACCTGCGGATCGTGGACCGGCTCAAGGACATCATCATCACCGCCGGCGGCAAGAACATCTCACCCAGCGAGATCGAGAACTCGCTCAAGGCCTCGCCCTACGTCAAGGAGGCGGTCATCATCGGTGACCGCCGCCCCTACCTGACCGCGCTCATCGGGATCGAGTACGACACCGTCGCCGACTGGGCCTCCCGACGCCGCATCGAGTACACCACCTACCGCGACCTGGCGACCAAGCCGGAGACCGTGGAGCTGATCGCCGACGTGGTCACGCAGACCAACCGCAGGTTCGCCCGGGTGGAGTCGGTCCGCAAGTTCCGCATGCTGCACAAGGAGCTGGACCACGAGGACGGCGAGCTGACCGCGACCCAGAAGCTGAAGCGGCAGGCGTTCGCGGACACCGTCCCGCAGCTGGTCGAGGACATGTACGGGGGCGGCAGCGAGTATGCCGGCCGAGACCTGGGAAGGCAGGGCTAG
- a CDS encoding ABC transporter ATP-binding protein: protein MSALQSSGQGTPLLAVHDVSLRFGGHTALDGVSFEVAERELFAVIGPNGAGKTSTFNCISGVYRPDGGDILLRGESLLGRRPDAIAGLGVARTFQNIELFDNLTVLDNLLMGRHQGLTRPWWQAMLWLPGVRTEEYAARLAVEHIIDFLDLAAVRHMPVGILPYGIRKRIELGRALAMEPDLLLLDEPVAGMNAEETEDMARFILDIRGELGLAMIMVEHDMRLVMDLADRVLVLDFGVAIAQGTPEQVQQDPEVIRAYLGGASQEVLDEVQDVIDDAGRTERRAEGRARGCAEGQAEDRAAGRPS, encoded by the coding sequence GTGAGCGCCCTGCAGAGCTCAGGTCAGGGCACCCCGCTGCTGGCCGTGCACGACGTCAGCCTCCGCTTCGGCGGGCACACCGCCCTCGACGGGGTCTCCTTCGAGGTCGCCGAGCGCGAGCTGTTCGCCGTCATCGGGCCCAACGGCGCCGGCAAGACCTCCACCTTCAACTGCATCTCCGGGGTCTACCGGCCCGACGGTGGCGACATCCTCCTGCGCGGTGAGTCGCTGCTGGGTCGGCGCCCCGACGCCATCGCCGGCCTCGGGGTCGCGCGGACCTTCCAGAACATCGAGCTCTTCGACAACCTCACCGTGCTGGACAACCTGCTCATGGGCCGCCACCAGGGGCTCACCCGGCCGTGGTGGCAGGCGATGCTGTGGCTCCCGGGGGTGCGCACGGAGGAGTATGCCGCGCGGCTGGCGGTCGAGCACATCATCGACTTCCTCGACCTGGCCGCGGTCCGGCACATGCCGGTCGGGATCCTGCCCTACGGGATCCGCAAGCGGATCGAGCTGGGCCGGGCCCTGGCGATGGAGCCGGACCTGCTGCTGCTCGACGAGCCCGTGGCCGGGATGAACGCCGAGGAGACCGAGGACATGGCCAGGTTCATCCTCGACATCCGCGGTGAGCTCGGGCTGGCGATGATCATGGTCGAGCACGACATGCGGCTGGTCATGGACCTCGCCGACCGGGTGCTGGTGCTCGACTTCGGGGTGGCGATCGCCCAGGGCACCCCGGAACAGGTCCAGCAGGACCCCGAGGTGATCCGCGCCTACCTGGGCGGGGCCTCGCAGGAGGTGCTGGACGAGGTGCAGGACGTCATCGACGACGCAGGCCGCACCGAGCGCCGAGCCGAGGGCCGGGCTCGCGGATGTGCCGAGGGTCAGGCCGAGGACCGGGCCGCGGGGAGGCCGTCGTGA
- a CDS encoding ABC transporter ATP-binding protein: MRSDLMLAVHNLEVVYEGVLRSLRGASLAVAPDRIVAVLGANGAGKTTLLRAMTGLLDVHRGKITRGQVTLDGTPLDTRRAASVVRAGVSQVMEGRRVFVEFTVEENLRIGGHTGSTADVTANLERIFAMFPVLADRRGARAGYLSGGEQQMLAIGRALMAQPRFLLLDEPSLGLAPKLVEQIRDLIVDINAAGTGVLLIEQNAAMALSIAHHGYVMENGITVMDAPADTLRADEDIQEFYLGLGQTASLRDVKHYKRRKRWLS; encoded by the coding sequence GTGAGGTCCGACCTGATGCTCGCCGTGCACAACCTCGAGGTGGTCTACGAGGGTGTCCTGCGGTCCCTGCGCGGGGCGAGCCTGGCCGTGGCTCCGGACCGTATCGTCGCGGTGCTCGGTGCCAACGGTGCGGGCAAGACCACGCTGCTGCGCGCGATGACCGGGCTGCTGGACGTGCACCGCGGCAAGATCACCCGCGGTCAGGTCACCCTCGACGGCACTCCGCTCGACACCCGCCGCGCCGCCTCGGTGGTCAGGGCCGGCGTCTCCCAGGTGATGGAGGGCCGCCGGGTGTTCGTGGAGTTCACCGTGGAGGAGAACCTCCGGATCGGGGGTCACACCGGCTCCACGGCCGACGTGACGGCGAACCTGGAGCGCATCTTCGCGATGTTCCCCGTCCTCGCGGACCGGCGCGGCGCCAGGGCCGGCTACCTCTCCGGCGGCGAGCAGCAGATGCTGGCGATCGGCCGGGCGCTGATGGCGCAGCCGCGCTTCCTGCTGCTGGACGAGCCGAGCCTCGGCCTGGCGCCCAAGCTGGTCGAGCAGATCCGCGACCTCATCGTCGACATCAACGCCGCCGGCACCGGGGTGCTGCTCATCGAGCAGAACGCGGCGATGGCGCTGTCGATCGCCCATCACGGTTACGTGATGGAGAACGGCATCACGGTGATGGACGCGCCCGCCGACACGCTGCGCGCCGACGAGGACATCCAGGAGTTCTACCTGGGCCTGGGGCAGACCGCCTCGCTGCGCGACGTCAAGCACTACAAGCGCCGCAAGCGGTGGCTGTCGTGA